A stretch of the Polluticoccus soli genome encodes the following:
- a CDS encoding acyltransferase family protein: protein MNRIVSIQLLRAIACLLVLLLHIMIFVPNPPFWIGGNFGVDLFFVISGYIIASSIDRLPPHKRAANFAINRFSRVVPYYWLMTLIYAGTFIAAGAWFSYMNLWLSLVFYPKEPVMLIGWTLNHEVFFYAFIAGCLLLTRTVRHWFNLVLFVSVILVCRSLNSNINTIKFIGASVNLTFALGYLAFITERHWVKYLQSKIVLWLAVLMLAVTLFNSDAYTIPTGYPRDFVNYAHSLILPRFSWGIIAALFFTVILAQESRIKAGTNKLVVRIGDTSYTIYLIQGLMVQCLASLTPLPLWGVPIVFAVVVLVSFRLYRVEDWLGRTTKKGLKTLLDRPKDQMQPALSHEAIVQDAPQGISNSQ from the coding sequence ATGAACAGGATCGTTTCCATTCAGTTATTACGAGCTATAGCTTGTCTGCTAGTGCTGTTGCTACACATCATGATATTCGTGCCTAACCCGCCCTTTTGGATAGGCGGGAACTTTGGGGTAGACCTTTTCTTTGTTATTTCCGGTTATATAATCGCTAGCTCTATCGATAGATTGCCGCCCCACAAAAGGGCTGCAAATTTTGCTATCAATAGGTTTAGCAGGGTTGTTCCCTATTACTGGCTGATGACGTTGATCTATGCCGGAACCTTCATTGCTGCGGGCGCCTGGTTTAGCTACATGAACCTGTGGCTGTCCCTGGTGTTTTATCCAAAGGAACCCGTAATGCTCATAGGCTGGACACTCAATCATGAAGTATTCTTTTATGCCTTTATCGCCGGGTGTTTACTTCTCACTCGTACTGTTCGCCACTGGTTCAATCTTGTATTATTTGTTTCGGTTATTTTGGTCTGTCGCTCCCTGAATTCAAACATAAACACGATCAAATTTATTGGCGCCTCGGTTAACCTGACATTTGCTTTGGGCTACCTGGCATTTATTACGGAAAGGCACTGGGTCAAATACCTTCAAAGCAAGATCGTTCTTTGGTTAGCCGTGTTGATGCTTGCTGTTACTCTTTTTAACAGCGATGCATATACGATCCCCACGGGCTATCCCAGGGATTTTGTAAACTATGCGCATTCGCTCATACTGCCGCGGTTTTCATGGGGCATCATTGCGGCGTTGTTTTTTACCGTGATACTCGCCCAGGAGAGCCGAATTAAGGCTGGTACTAATAAACTGGTAGTCCGAATAGGGGATACGTCTTATACCATCTACCTTATCCAGGGATTGATGGTTCAATGTTTAGCAAGTTTAACGCCGCTTCCATTGTGGGGAGTGCCAATTGTTTTTGCTGTAGTGGTGCTTGTTTCTTTCAGACTTTATAGAGTTGAAGATTGGCTGGGAAGAACCACGAAAAAGGGGTTGAAAACATTATTGGACAGACCTAAAGATCAAATGCAGCCCGCCCTTTCACATGAGGCCATTGTTCAGGATGCTCCGCAGGGTATCTCGAATAGCCAATAA
- a CDS encoding ABC transporter ATP-binding protein: MKTQVNLDDEQKEIILSIRDLHKSFDDSVVLNGIGLELHKGENAVIMGRSGVGKSVLIKIIAGLLKADRGMIKVFGRELQQLNDKELAEMRLKMGFLFQHGALYDSLTVRENIEFPLVRNVPHLHQRQVDERVNDALEAVGLPDTADRYPAELSGGEAKRIAIARMLILKPEIVLYDEPTSELDPLTCIEIINLINEVKKRYGASSIIITHDMTCAKQTGDKILMLIDGRFERQGKFDEVFDTDNEVIRGFYNYNFIQ; this comes from the coding sequence ATGAAGACACAGGTCAATCTAGACGATGAACAAAAAGAGATAATACTATCTATCAGGGACTTGCATAAGTCGTTTGATGATAGTGTGGTGCTGAATGGAATAGGACTTGAATTGCACAAAGGCGAAAACGCAGTGATAATGGGTCGTTCAGGGGTTGGAAAATCAGTTTTGATCAAGATCATAGCAGGACTTTTGAAGGCAGACCGGGGCATGATAAAAGTATTTGGTAGGGAACTACAGCAACTCAACGATAAAGAACTGGCTGAAATGCGGTTGAAGATGGGCTTTTTATTTCAACATGGCGCTCTTTATGACAGCCTTACCGTACGGGAAAATATTGAATTCCCCCTGGTAAGGAATGTCCCGCATCTGCACCAGCGACAGGTAGATGAACGTGTGAATGACGCCCTGGAGGCAGTTGGGCTGCCTGACACGGCAGACCGATATCCGGCTGAGCTATCGGGCGGCGAAGCAAAAAGGATAGCCATAGCACGCATGCTGATACTGAAACCGGAAATAGTTCTGTATGATGAGCCTACAAGCGAATTAGATCCACTGACCTGTATTGAGATCATCAACCTGATCAATGAAGTGAAGAAGCGCTACGGAGCAAGTTCTATTATCATTACTCACGACATGACCTGCGCCAAACAGACAGGAGACAAGATATTGATGTTGATAGACGGCCGGTTTGAACGACAGGGAAAGTTCGACGAGGTTTTTGATACGGACAATGAAGTGATCAGGGGCTTTTATAACTACAATTTTATACAGTAA
- a CDS encoding MlaE family ABC transporter permease, translating to MASATELKKHVISKNADGFFSDVHKIFLFIIKFFREAVAPPYEFRELVNQCYQVGYKSLFIISVTSFITGIVFTAHSRPELEDFGAASWLPSISGVAIMKALAPLITALICAGKSGSHIGAELGSMKVTEQIDAMEVSAVNPFKFLVVTRVLATTFMIPLLMLYSSLIGLIGSYTDVFTEDQSSFPVFIHNAFARIGYAEAISSILRSVVFGFTIGIVGCYKGLTTTNGTEGVGKAANSAVVTSMLLIFLEEMVIVKLFVPLYVQR from the coding sequence ATGGCCTCCGCAACAGAATTGAAAAAGCACGTCATTTCTAAGAATGCCGATGGCTTTTTTTCAGATGTTCATAAAATATTCCTGTTCATTATAAAGTTTTTTCGGGAAGCAGTTGCCCCACCCTACGAGTTTCGTGAACTGGTAAACCAGTGTTACCAGGTGGGTTATAAGTCGCTCTTTATCATTTCTGTAACTTCTTTTATCACAGGTATAGTCTTTACAGCCCACTCGCGGCCTGAACTGGAAGATTTCGGGGCGGCATCGTGGTTGCCATCCATATCGGGCGTGGCTATCATGAAGGCGCTGGCGCCTTTGATAACTGCGTTGATATGCGCGGGGAAATCAGGCTCACACATCGGCGCAGAATTGGGTTCGATGAAAGTGACGGAACAAATAGATGCAATGGAGGTTTCGGCGGTCAACCCATTTAAGTTCCTGGTAGTGACGCGTGTGCTGGCAACAACTTTCATGATACCACTCTTAATGCTCTACAGTTCATTGATAGGATTGATCGGCTCTTATACAGATGTATTCACTGAAGACCAGTCCAGCTTTCCCGTTTTCATCCATAATGCTTTTGCAAGGATCGGCTATGCCGAGGCCATCTCTTCGATCTTGCGATCTGTTGTTTTTGGTTTTACCATCGGTATTGTTGGTTGCTATAAGGGTCTTACAACTACAAACGGCACTGAAGGCGTAGGGAAAGCAGCAAACTCAGCCGTAGTCACGTCTATGTTGTTGATATTCCTCGAGGAAATGGTAATAGTTAAGCTGTTTGTTCCACTATATGTACAACGCTAA
- a CDS encoding MlaD family protein: MRAANRRQSVILGIFISLGFVILFAGAFVLNGQKNTFEKTITVSAVFADVKGLLKGSNIWLSGIKIGTVKRIEFTGYGLAKVEMRIDEDSRRYISKDARAKISTDGVIGNPIVVIYGGTPNTPTVVDKDTLQTETGLSRGQMMNTLEESNQNLSVITSDFKTISRRLVAGEGTAGKLLTEDNIARQLEATSANLQNASVIIQRLSSNLADYSTRLHNKGTMANELVTDTFLYHNLKTAATDIREASLTARETTDNLNKMSHDLKDSNNVASVLLYDQGAANKIRAAINNIQCGTKKFDEDMEALQSNFLFRKFFKKRAQQQKNKPVDSTCQCCGSTSVR, translated from the coding sequence ATGAGAGCGGCCAATCGCAGACAGTCTGTAATTCTCGGAATATTTATTTCGCTTGGCTTTGTCATACTATTCGCCGGTGCTTTTGTATTGAACGGACAAAAAAACACCTTTGAGAAAACCATTACCGTCAGCGCGGTCTTTGCCGATGTAAAGGGATTACTTAAAGGAAGCAATATCTGGTTGTCGGGAATCAAGATAGGAACGGTAAAACGCATTGAGTTTACAGGCTATGGACTGGCAAAAGTAGAGATGAGAATAGATGAAGACTCCAGAAGATACATAAGCAAAGACGCCAGGGCAAAGATCAGTACCGACGGGGTGATCGGCAACCCCATCGTTGTTATTTATGGCGGCACGCCCAACACACCGACAGTGGTTGATAAAGACACTTTACAAACTGAGACGGGTTTGAGCAGGGGCCAAATGATGAATACCCTGGAGGAGAGCAACCAAAACCTGTCCGTTATTACAAGCGATTTCAAAACGATCAGCAGGCGGCTGGTTGCCGGGGAAGGCACGGCAGGCAAATTATTGACCGAAGACAACATAGCGAGGCAACTGGAGGCCACCTCAGCCAACCTGCAAAATGCATCCGTGATCATCCAACGCCTGAGTTCAAACCTGGCAGATTATAGTACCCGGTTACACAACAAAGGAACGATGGCTAATGAGCTGGTAACAGACACATTTCTATACCACAACTTAAAGACAGCAGCAACAGACATCAGGGAAGCATCGCTCACTGCCAGGGAGACGACCGACAATCTCAACAAAATGAGCCACGACCTGAAAGACAGTAACAATGTGGCCTCAGTGTTGCTCTACGACCAGGGGGCTGCCAACAAGATCAGGGCGGCGATCAATAACATACAATGCGGCACCAAAAAGTTTGATGAAGACATGGAAGCTCTCCAGAGCAATTTTCTGTTCAGAAAATTTTTTAAAAAAAGAGCCCAGCAGCAGAAAAATAAACCGGTTGACAGTACCTGTCAGTGTTGTGGAAGCACAAGTGTGAGATGA